From the genome of Nasonia vitripennis strain AsymCx chromosome 1, Nvit_psr_1.1, whole genome shotgun sequence, one region includes:
- the LOC103317832 gene encoding nitric oxide synthase-interacting protein homolog: MTRHARNCTAGAVYTYHEKKKDAAASGYGTNSQRVGKDSLRDFDCCCLSLQPCRDPVITKDGYLFDKEAILQYFLTKKKEYARKLKEYEKQKKKREETSQEQTANEELEKLQNFLKAEKTIVFKKTAKQEEEAAGSSVSNMSNGRDKQLPSFWIPSKTPESKEMILEKPDKNIYCPVSGKILKMKDLLPIKFTEVKDPDDKKALIVKTARYMCPITHDILSNSTPCAVLRTTGDVVTMECVEKLIKKDWINPLDNSKLTEEDIIPLQRGGTGYSAANVNLQGKHERPVLQA, translated from the exons ATGACGCGCCACGCAAGAAATTGTACGGCTGGAGCAGTTTATACCTACcatgagaagaaaaaagatgcAGCAGCGTCAGGATACGGTACAAACAGCCAAAGAGTTGGAAAGGACTCTTTGAGGGACTTTGACTGTTGTTGTTTGTCTTTGCAGCCTTGCAGAGACCCAGTAATAAC AAAGGATGGTTATTTGTTCGACAAGGAGGCGATACTGCAGTACTTCttaacaaagaaaaaggagtACGCGAGAAAACTGAAAGAATAtgaaaagcaaaagaaaaagcgGGAG GAAACTTCTCAAGAGCAGACTGCTAATGAAGAGCtggaaaaattacaaaatttccTCAAGGCAGAGAAAACTATTGTCTTCAAGAAAACCGCAAAGCAAGAAGAAGAGGCTGCTGGGTCATCCGTGTCGAACATGAGCAATGGGCGAGACAAGCAATTACCCAGTTTCTGGATTCCCTCAAAAACACCCGAATCGAAGGAAATGATTCTAGAAAAACCagacaaaaatatatactgcCCAGTCAGtggaaaaattctcaaaatgAAAGATCTTTTACCTATTAAATTTACCGAAGTAAAGGATCCGGATGACAAGAAAGCATTAATTGTCAAGACTGCTCGATACATGTGCCCAATCACTCATGATATATTAAGTAATAGTACTCCATGTGCTGTTCTTAGGACCAC TGGTGATGTGGTTACAATGGAATGTGTGGAAAAGCTTATCAAAAAAGACTGGATCAATCCATTAGATAACTCAAAACTGACAGAAGAGGACATCATTCCTCTGCAAAGg gGAGGCACAGGTTATTCAGCAGCAAACGTTAATTTACAAGGAAAACACGAGAGACCAGTGTTACAAGCATAA